Proteins from a genomic interval of Synergistaceae bacterium:
- a CDS encoding KOW domain-containing RNA-binding protein, producing MDKPLNDYQVGRVVISKRGKDVGRLYVIVGVLDGGRLALADAKGFNVRRPKSKNPKHVQWTSRVVTEVAASVEAGKNIDHGDFCRFLVSVKKNQNLERAPKAEGVLDESLTR from the coding sequence ATGGATAAGCCATTAAATGACTATCAGGTGGGGCGGGTCGTTATCTCCAAGAGGGGCAAAGATGTCGGGCGTCTATACGTGATTGTGGGGGTTCTCGATGGGGGGCGGTTGGCCCTGGCCGACGCGAAGGGATTCAACGTTCGTCGCCCCAAGTCGAAAAATCCCAAGCATGTCCAGTGGACGTCACGCGTCGTCACCGAGGTCGCGGCCTCGGTCGAAGCGGGAAAAAACATCGATCATGGAGATTTCTGTCGTTTTTTAGTCTCTGTGAAAAAAAACCAGAATTTAGAAAGAGCCCCGAAGGCGGAGGGTGTCTTGGATGAAAGTCTTACAAGATAA
- the infA gene encoding translation initiation factor IF-1: MANKEAGGKEEVIEAKGIVAEPLPNAMFRVELENGHKLLAHVSGKMRMHFIRILPGDRVLVEISPYDLTRGRIIYRYK, encoded by the coding sequence ATGGCGAATAAAGAAGCTGGAGGCAAGGAAGAAGTCATCGAAGCTAAGGGAATAGTGGCGGAACCCCTCCCCAACGCCATGTTTCGTGTGGAGTTGGAAAACGGTCATAAGCTCCTGGCACATGTGTCGGGTAAAATGCGGATGCATTTCATTCGAATACTTCCGGGCGACAGGGTATTGGTCGAGATTTCTCCTTACGATCTCACGCGGGGAAGGATTATTTATCGTTATAAATAA